A window from Festucalex cinctus isolate MCC-2025b chromosome 4, RoL_Fcin_1.0, whole genome shotgun sequence encodes these proteins:
- the LOC144018197 gene encoding major intrinsically disordered Notch2-binding receptor 1-like, which yields MDSAPDESLFPGRIPADAHVSEREACAWLCARLRTAHLAELRQLLLAAAGADARFPAAALFRDQMRVQDGASERRALAADVVAIFKLLRAGEEQGRAEGGPRGGRRHPTCPGVAPEAGGRAASPGKPHRLPRYSHSSFRPPPGPPPGPGPGPGPRCSLQKRKDFQKMAALRPQGVTDSDGRVPGSGLGPRRHGPAAFFSRSSEAAYDNGQYRAPPGLHERRRFKHESLDERRGPACRGPAARRGPAARRGPPVKSLSLNADERERRFGGPEWAGAESSAFVGTRTEGGGREGAAASDEDSEPTADDISDMFRFLDEMSVMTSSCYDSAASLGSDSSGGGGDATLAVRRQPDGGDLKASVGELATRMSHVESTLASLAAVRADVSRLLGKLDKLDRKIRAPAGNAHGDGRHQDTAESSPRQRWHAAGDVSSPHVFAAAAERSPRRKKASSRPFHEDAAGVGVDALRNWRTFSGRHGDQQTKGAPQPERRFDFSPPKAAASHVTAGSPLYSNVRLAAHSWNVQQLKATPADGAIAHLQAECASANKLAFWLEDVHTPGYDSLLKRREAEFRRAKACKMAALIAATFAVILVIVVPICAMKT from the exons ATGGACTCGGCTCCGGACGAGTCTTTGTTCCCCGGCCGCATCCCGGCGGACGCGCACGTGTCGGAGCGGGAAGCGTGCGCGTGGCTGTGCGCGCGCCTGCGCACGGCGCACCTGGCCGAGTTGCGGCAGCTCCTGCTGGCCGCCGCCGGCGCGGACGCCCGCTTTCCCGCCGCCGCGCTCTTCCGGGACCAGATGCGCGTCCAGGACGGCGCGTCGGAGCGGCGCGCGCTGGCGGCGGACGTCGTCGCCATCTTCAAGCTGCTCCGCGCCGGCGAGGAGCAGGGGCGTGCCGAGGGGGGTCCTCGGGGGGGCCGGCGGCACCCCACCTGCCCGGGAGTGGCGCCGGAGGCGGGCGGCCGGGCGGCGTCCCCGGGCAAGCCGCACCGCCTGCCCCGTTACTCGCACTCGTCTTTCCGGCCCCCGCCGGGCCccccgccggggccggggcCGGGGCCGGGCCCCCGCTGCTCTCTGCAGAAGAGGAAGGACTTCCAAAAGATGGCCGCCTTGCGCCCGCAG GGGGTGACCGATTCCGATGGGCGTGTCCCGGGTTCCGGGCTCGGGCCCCGCCGTCACGGGCCGGCCGCCTTCTTCAGCCGCAGCTCGGAGGCGGCGTACGACAACGGCCAGTACCGGGCGCCGCCGGGCCTTCACGAGCGGCGCCGCTTCAAGCACGAAAGTCTGGACGAGCGCCGGGGGCCCGCCTGCCGGgggcccgccgcccgccgggggcccgccgcccgccgggggCCGCCCGTCAAGAGCCTGAGCCTGAACGCGGACGAGCGCGAGCGGCGCTTCGGCGGCCCCGAGTGGGCGGGGGCGGAGTCGAGCGCGTTCGTCGGGACCCGGACGGAGGGCGGCGGCCGCGAGGGGGCGGCGGCCTCCGACGAAGACTCGGAGCCGACGGCGGACGACATCAGCGACATGTTCCGCTTCCTGGACGAGATGAGTGTGATGACGTCGTCGTGCTACGACAGCGCCGCCTCGCTCGG GTCGgacagcagcggcggcggcggcgacgcgACTTTGGCGGTCCGCCGGCAGCCGGACGGCGGCGACCTGAAGGCCAGCGTGGGCGAGCTGGCCACCCGGATGAGCCACGTGGAGAGCACGTTGGCGTCGCTGGCGGCCGTGCGCGCCGACGTCTCGCGGCTCCTCGGCAAGCTCGACAAGCTGGACCGCAAGATTCGAGCGCCGGCCGGAAACGCCC ATGGTGACGGCAGGCATCAGGACACGGCCGAGTCGTCCCCACGGCAACGGTGGCACGCGGCCGGCGACGTTTCCTCGCCGCACGtcttcgccgccgccgccgagcgCAGCCCGAGGCGGAAGAAGGCGTCGTCGCGCCCGTTCCACGAGGACGCGGCGGGCGTCGGAGTCGACGCGTTGAGGAACTGGAGGACGTTTTCCGGCCGGCACGGCGACCAGCAGACCAAAGGG GCGCCGCAGCCAGAGCGCCGCTTCGACTTCTCGCCGCCCAAGGCCGCCGCGTCGCACGTGACGGCCGGAAGTCCGCTTTATTCCAACGTGCGTCTCGCTGCGCATTCTTGGAACGTGCAGCAGTTGAAAGCCACACCAGCAGATGGCGCCATCGCACACCTTCAG gCGGAGTGCGCGTCCGCCAACAAGCTGGCCTTCTGGCTGGAGGACGTTCACACGCCGGGATACGATTCGCTGCTGAAGCGGCGGGAGGCGGAGTTCCGCAGGGCCAAGGcgtgcaagatggccgccctgatCGCCGCCACCTTCGCCGTCATCCTGGTCATCGTGGTGCCCATCTGCGCCATGAAGACCTGA